A stretch of DNA from Thiomicrospira sp. XS5:
CGGGCGACGACGGGGTCGGCTCATTCGGCCTCGCATGATCATGAACATCACGAAGATGAGGCTGAAACTGAAACAAGCGGTGAATCGGTGGCGCCACTTAAAATGGATGGTCACACCTGGTTGTCGGTGCATAACGCCGGTTTAATGATTGAAGCCATTGGCGTGGCCATGGCTTCCTTAAAGCCGGAAGCCACTGAACAAATACGGGCTCAGCAACAGGCTAACCTGGCGGATATCATGGCCGCCGATCAAACCATTCGAGCGCAATTGGAGCCGGTGGAAGAGGTGCCTTACTTGGTATTGCACGATGCGTTTCAGTATTTTGAAAAACGCTATCACTTGAATAACCAAGGTGCAATTCAGGTGTCGGCGGAGGTGAAGCCGAGTGTGAAGCGGGTGTTGATGTTACGTCAACGCATTGAGCAGGATGGTATTCGCTGTGTGTTCAAAGAGCCGCAGTTTTCGGATAAGCAACTGCGTTACATTACGCGTGGTCTGGATGTCAAAATCGGTGAGCTGGACCCGTTGGGACGCAATCAATCACATCAATCCTACCCGGAATTTATTCAAGGTCTGGCGGCGCAATACCGAGCCTG
This window harbors:
- a CDS encoding zinc ABC transporter substrate-binding protein encodes the protein MKVLMFVLTGLVSWQAHALQVTVTIPPLAAMVKPYLSGDDTLTVLLSPGASPHGFQFRPSHLTALNEADLILTVGSGVDRWADKPIRQIMAEKETSSGETLPVWVVMQKQPGLVVLPKRATTGSAHSASHDHEHHEDEAETETSGESVAPLKMDGHTWLSVHNAGLMIEAIGVAMASLKPEATEQIRAQQQANLADIMAADQTIRAQLEPVEEVPYLVLHDAFQYFEKRYHLNNQGAIQVSAEVKPSVKRVLMLRQRIEQDGIRCVFKEPQFSDKQLRYITRGLDVKIGELDPLGRNQSHQSYPEFIQGLAAQYRACLE